In Fragaria vesca subsp. vesca linkage group LG1, FraVesHawaii_1.0, whole genome shotgun sequence, the sequence GTAATTCCATGTCTTCCTTGGAAGAGATAAGGTTATCCATCAAGATGGCATAGGATGTAATTTCATTCGAATAACCATGGTAGCATTGCTCGACTGCAATGAGGTTCCTGAATAATGTTTCCGACGACATTCCAACGTTTAGCTGTGGAATCTTAAGAATGCGATTCCTGCAAAATCCGCCTTCTTCGAATCGGATGTCCAGTATGCTCTCCTTTATAACAGGTTGGAATTTAATGTCTGCCTTTGAGAGAGCGGTCGCAGTGTGCATTTGATGGTGATCTGGGTCAAAAATAGCTTTACGATCGGCTTTATTGTCACTCTTGCCTTCTGGACTGATCTTCTTTTGATCGGCCCTTGCACTATGCATTTGATGTTCTTCTGGGTTGGATACACCTTCTTTACCAGCTGCTTTAAGCGCTCTCTCTTCTATGGTCCTTAATGGAATAACTATGGAAGCTCTTACCAGATCAAGTATGTGCAGGACATCATCATCACAATGACACTTGGTTTTACTAAGATGCGTAGTATAGGTTGAGCAACTATGCTTCAGTGATGGTAGTATGCTGAAGGCTTTAAGGATGAGAATAGAGAGAGAGGCTTCATGACCAGGGTATATATCAAGGGTAAGTCTATACAAACTGTGGATAACAAACCAAGGTAGTTGATTCTCTAGAAGCAAAAGGTCATGGCATAGGAAATGAAACA encodes:
- the LOC101291973 gene encoding UPF0481 protein At3g47200-like yields the protein MAANHRSGKDQTAIDIGDDCKKCKKCIFRVPKVLRRQNKEAYTPDVVSVGPFHYRVKRGKEEGKEDKAVRESKEGEEDFQLMEGVKQSYLNEILAGMKNISLEDLTAKVTELSGQKNESTFEERARNVYAEPFDHISSPDFIKMMIVDGCFLVQLFRKCNDPKLRAFDDPIFNMDCMFHFLCHDLLLLENQLPWFVIHSLYRLTLDIYPGHEASLSILILKAFSILPSLKHSCSTYTTHLSKTKCHCDDDVLHILDLVRASIVIPLRTIEERALKAAGKEGVSNPEEHQMHSARADQKKISPEGKSDNKADRKAIFDPDHHQMHTATALSKADIKFQPVIKESILDIRFEEGGFCRNRILKIPQLNVGMSSETLFRNLIAVEQCYHGYSNEITSYAILMDNLISSKEDMELLCKEKVIGNWLSEEDGCKFFSNLYKDIPHNKFYYADLCMQHMESDKQHSDFLAEVTAY